The genomic region TTTTTGGCGCGCCCATAACCTTGGGGCGGACATGTATCTCGTGAAGCCGGTGACTTTTGAAACGCTGATAACGGTCGTAAAATCTCTGGCCAGGTACTGGTTCGAAATCATTGAACCGCCGCCAGAGACCGGCGTGAGTATGTCCCCGGGCGCCACCATTCAGTTTGCCTGACCCGTAATTTCAACTATAATCGTTGCGGACCAGGGCCGCGCCGTTGCGATCGGCGCGTCGGGGTCGAAGCCGGTTCCGTCATTGAGCGTCCGTCTGTTCCTGTTCGTCAGTTGGGCCTGGCGGCCCGTCGTTCAAAAACTCAACTCGAGAATATTATGAACAGCAAATTCATCCTGTTGGTCGAAGACAATCCCGACGACGAATTGCTCGTTGTGCGGGCTTTGCGAAAGAACCAGATCTGGAACGACGTGGAGGTGGTGCGCGACGGCGTGGAGGCCCTGGATTTTCTCTTCGCGACGGGTCCCTGTTGCGGCCGCGATCCCGGCGATCTTCCCGCCGTTCTGCTCCTGGATTTGAAACTTCCGCGAATGCACGGATTTCAAGTGCTCAGGCGCGTCCGGGCGGACCGTCGGACCGAGGACCTGCCGGTGATCATCATTACCGCGTCCTGGGAAGTGGAGGATCTCCTCAACGGTTTCAGCCTGCGCGCGGACGGCTACGTGTGCAAGACGGCCAGTTTCGACAAACTGGTGAATGCGTTGGGTCATCTTGGACTGGAGGGTCTGCTCGCGGACGACTCCGGTTCCACCACGGTCAAGGCCCCGAAAAAAGCACAGCGGGAATCCGTCGTCGAGAGGGCGTCCATTCCTGCAGCGGCGTTGAAGCATTGAGCAGCCGCGAGCAAACCAACGAAGATTGTTGCGCACGGTGATCCTTCTGTCCGCTGTTCTGTCCCGTGCGAGGCGCGCCGGCGTCCGCGCTTCAATGCGCGCGTTCCTGTTTCGATGACAATTCGACCATTGAACCTCACCGACCTGAAGACGTCCGTCTCCGACGCTCATGAGCGCGGTGAAAAAGTCACCGGCATCGATTTAGGCGCGCTGGATCGGATTTTGGCCCATTCCCCGGAAGACCTGACAGTGACCGTCGAATCGGGTATCACGCTCGCCCGGCTCCAGGCCGAATTGGCGCGCCGGAGCCAATGGCTGCCGATTGATCCGCCGAATCCGGAGCAATTGACGGTTGGCGCACTGCTTGCGATCAATGCCAGTGGACCACGACGATATGGCTGCGGGATGATTCGCGACCACCTCATCGGGATCAAGGTCGTCCTGGCCGACGGCCGTCTCGTCAAATCGGGTGGCAAGGTTGTCAAGAATGTCGCCGGTTACGACCTCGCCAGATTGTTCATCGGCAGTTACGGGAGTCTGGGCGTGATTGCCGAAGCGACGTTCAAACTGCGTCCATTGCCGGAAGCGGAGTCGTTCATCCAGGCGGATTATCGAACGCTTGAAGAGGCTGAAGGTTCAATCGCATCGTTACTCGACTCGGAATTGACGCCGGTGGTGCTCGATCTGCACAACCTTTCGACCCGCAACATTCCTGTGCTCGTGCTCGGCTTCGCCGGCTCGCGGGAGGAAGTGGACTGGCAATTGGAAAAAGCCCGCGAACTGGGACTCAAAGAACCGGCCGGTCTCGATTACGAAAAACGATTCTGGTCCGACGAAGCCCCCGCACAATGGCTTTCAGTCTTGCCGTCACAGACAGTCGAAACGCTTGGCCGGTTGGGCAACACTTCATTCGTCGCGCGCGCAGGTAACGGAGTCATTTACCATCGCGGCGCGACTGGTCAGCGCAAAAATGATCTTCCAGTCAAACTCGCGCGCCGTTTGAAAAAGGCGTTCGACCCGAAACAGATCCTGCCCGATTTGCCGCTGTGAAAACCGACACCACCTCACAGGAACGGTTCCTCGATTACGACAAATCGCTCGCTTGTATTCATTGCGGTCTTTGTCTCTCGTCGTGCCCGACTTATCTGGAAACGGGCAACGAAAACGATTCGCCGCGCGGGCGCATCTATCTCATGCGCGCGGTTCAGGACGGGCGTCTGCCGACTGGTGGCGCCGCGGTGCGCCACATTGATCTTTGCCTCGGCTGCCGGGCGTGCGAGGCCGCATGTCCGAGCGGCGTGCAATACGGCGAACTGCTCGAACACACGCGCGACCATCTCGAGAAACATCATGACCGCTCCGCCTTTCAAACATTTCTGCGGCGCGTGGCGATTGAAAAAGTGTTTCCGTTTCCGTCGAGGATGAAACTTGCGTTATTGCCGGCACGATTGCTTCGTGTTCTGAACGCGGAAAAACTGCTCCCCCAATTTGCCCGCGAAGCGCTGTCGTTGCTGCCTGAACACGCGCCAGAAATGAAGCTGCCCGAAGTATCCCCGCCCTTCGCTGATTCGCCGTCGCGCGGCCGCGTGGGATTTGTGAGCGGCTGCGTGATGAGCGTGCTGTTTGGCGAGACGAATCAAAACAGCGTCCGCCTGCTGAATGCGACCGGTTTTGAAGTGGTGACGCCGCCGGCGCAGGGCTGCTGCGGCGCGCTCTACGCCCATGGCGGCAATCTCACTGCGGCCCGGGACTCCGCACGTTGGAACATCGAGACGTTCGAACGATACAAACTGGATGCCATCATTATCAACGCCGCCGGCTGCGGTTCGACGCTCAAGGAATACGGCCAATTATTGCGCGATGACCCGCAATGGTCCGAGCGCGCCAAAAAATTCAGCGCAAAGGTGAAAGACTTGACCGAAGTCCTTGCGGCTTCCAACGCCTCCGCAAATTCCGCACTCCACACTCCGCACTCCGCATTTGGCAAGGTCACTTACCACGATGCCTGCCACCTTGCGCACCCGCAGCGCATCACCAAACCGCCGCGGGAACTCGTCCGTTCCGTCGCAGGCGCGAATTACGTCGAATTGCCCGAGTCGGATGTTTGCTGCGGCAGCGCGGGAAGCTACAATCTGACCGAACCCGCCATGGCCGAACGTCTCCAACGGCGCAAGATCGAAAACATCCTCAAGACCGGCGCGGAAGTTGTGGTGACCACGAATCCCGGTTGTCTCCTGCAAATCCGCGCCGGTTTGGCCAAAGCCGGTTCCAAGGTGCAGGCCATGCACATCGCGGATTATTTGGAGCAGGCGGCGGCTTCGCCG from Candidatus Angelobacter sp. harbors:
- a CDS encoding response regulator; its protein translation is MNSKFILLVEDNPDDELLVVRALRKNQIWNDVEVVRDGVEALDFLFATGPCCGRDPGDLPAVLLLDLKLPRMHGFQVLRRVRADRRTEDLPVIIITASWEVEDLLNGFSLRADGYVCKTASFDKLVNALGHLGLEGLLADDSGSTTVKAPKKAQRESVVERASIPAAALKH
- a CDS encoding FAD-binding oxidoreductase; the encoded protein is MTIRPLNLTDLKTSVSDAHERGEKVTGIDLGALDRILAHSPEDLTVTVESGITLARLQAELARRSQWLPIDPPNPEQLTVGALLAINASGPRRYGCGMIRDHLIGIKVVLADGRLVKSGGKVVKNVAGYDLARLFIGSYGSLGVIAEATFKLRPLPEAESFIQADYRTLEEAEGSIASLLDSELTPVVLDLHNLSTRNIPVLVLGFAGSREEVDWQLEKARELGLKEPAGLDYEKRFWSDEAPAQWLSVLPSQTVETLGRLGNTSFVARAGNGVIYHRGATGQRKNDLPVKLARRLKKAFDPKQILPDLPL
- a CDS encoding (Fe-S)-binding protein; protein product: MKTDTTSQERFLDYDKSLACIHCGLCLSSCPTYLETGNENDSPRGRIYLMRAVQDGRLPTGGAAVRHIDLCLGCRACEAACPSGVQYGELLEHTRDHLEKHHDRSAFQTFLRRVAIEKVFPFPSRMKLALLPARLLRVLNAEKLLPQFAREALSLLPEHAPEMKLPEVSPPFADSPSRGRVGFVSGCVMSVLFGETNQNSVRLLNATGFEVVTPPAQGCCGALYAHGGNLTAARDSARWNIETFERYKLDAIIINAAGCGSTLKEYGQLLRDDPQWSERAKKFSAKVKDLTEVLAASNASANSALHTPHSAFGKVTYHDACHLAHPQRITKPPRELVRSVAGANYVELPESDVCCGSAGSYNLTEPAMAERLQRRKIENILKTGAEVVVTTNPGCLLQIRAGLAKAGSKVQAMHIADYLEQAAASPSSKS